One Ochotona princeps isolate mOchPri1 chromosome 7, mOchPri1.hap1, whole genome shotgun sequence genomic window carries:
- the LOC118759021 gene encoding translation machinery-associated protein 7-like produces the protein MSGLEGGKKKALKQPKKQVKKMDEEDRVFKHKQKQNQKKHSEVKAKAAEKGPLATGEI, from the coding sequence ATGTCTGGCCTGGAAGGTGGCAAAAAGAAGGCCCTGAAACAACCCAAAAAGCAGGTCAAGAAGATGGATGAGGAAGATAGGGTTTTCAagcacaaacaaaaacagaatcagAAGAAACACAGTGAGGTGAAAGCGAAGGCCGCTGAGAAGGGCCCCTTGGCGACaggtgaaatttaa